The Mercurialis annua linkage group LG8, ddMerAnnu1.2, whole genome shotgun sequence genome window below encodes:
- the LOC126661587 gene encoding uncharacterized protein LOC126661587, which yields MDQEMEKLWKKFSLTEEEQDVIDLDSPISEAMATKYKRCVVGRLLSGKPFNAKALHSAMTGAWRISGGFEISEVGKSIFVCEFSSVRDKLKILREAPWHYDRQLIILAELTGDEQPAEMKLESSPFWVRLCNVPLNCRDRASIIRIAGRAGTVLEVRDEDVNTWGKHLRVRIQVNVTSPLKRGVMVRNKNGDKVWVYFRFERMPNYCYWCGHIGHVHDDCEVIPDDIETKDWPYSPAMRASPFRRVVGSRSSESKDKQPAESGASENESVQAVRRVLQMDEEGTTGEESDQLQQEDAGCGKEIGDQIAEKVAILGLTEGRNTAITPGKVNDSEGRVIAGSGSGGLVAASCKRRSGSGFKRAKAAARKGIGTPVSLKQRSPAGGKRKIGLQLVDESGDVVMRELCPKKTKMSLADSSHGSLEVAETAEQSRRSL from the coding sequence ATGGATCAAGAAATGGAGAAGCTATGGAAAAAGTTCTCACTGACAGAGGAAGAACAGGATGTCATTGACTTAGATTCTCCGATCTCTGAGGCTATGGCAACTAAATACAAAAGGTGTGTAGTAGGGAGATTGTTGTCCGGTAAACCATTCAATGCTAAGGCTCTTCATAGTGCCATGACAGGAGCATGGAGAATCAGTGGAGGTTTTGAGATTTCAGAGGTTGGCAAAAGCATTTTTGTTTGTGAATTTTCGAGTGTGAGGGACAAATTGAAGATCCTACGGGAAGCACCTTGGCATTACGATCGCCAACTAATCATTTTGGCCGAGCTAACTGGAGATGAGCAGCCGGCCGAAATGAAGCTGGAGTCTTCGCCGTTCTGGGTCAGATTATGCAATGTTCCCCTAAACTGCAGGGACCGAGCTAGTATCATTCGAATAGCAGGAAGGGCAGGTACTGTTCTTGAAGTCAGAGATGAGGATGTTAACACCTGGGGTAAACACTTGAGGGTTCGAATACAGGTAAACGTTACGTCTCCCTTAAAGAGAGGAGTTATGGTTAGAAATAAAAATGGTGACAAAGTTTGGGTGTATTTTCGTTTCGAAAGAATGCCAAACTATTGTTATTGGTGTGGGCACATAGGCCATGTTCATGATGATTGTGAAGTTATTCCGGATGACATAGAAACCAAGGATTGGCCCTATAGCCCGGCAATGCGAGCCTCTCCCTTTCGACGTGTTGTGGGTTCACGATCAAGCGAAAGCAAGGATAAACAGCCTGCGGAATCGGGTGCTAGTGAAAATGAATCAGTCCAAGCTGTTCGAAGAGTCTTGCAAATGGATGAAGAGGGAACTACAGGGGAAGAGAGTGATCAGTTACAACAAGAGGATGCAGGTTGTGGCAAGGAGATAGGAGACCAAATTGCTGAGAAAGTAGCGATCTTGGGTCTCACAGAAGGGAGAAATACAGCTATTACGCCAGGCAAAGTGAATGATTCGGAGGGAAGGGTTATTGCAGGAAGTGGAAGTGGTGGACTAGTAGCGGCTAGTTGCAAGAGACGCTCAGGGTCAGGATTTAAAAGGGCTAAGGCGGCAGCTCGAAAAGGAATTGGGACCCCAGTAAGCCTGAAACAGAGGAGCCCTGCAGGGGGCAAGCGTAAAATTGGTTTGCAATTAGTTGATGAGTCAGGTGATGTTGTGATGCGAGAACTTTGCCCGAAAAAGACCAAAATGTCTTTGGCTGATTCTTCTCACGGTTCCCTGGAGGTGGCGGAGACTGCGGAGCAGTCCCGCCGATCATTATGA